In one window of Macadamia integrifolia cultivar HAES 741 chromosome 2, SCU_Mint_v3, whole genome shotgun sequence DNA:
- the LOC122069932 gene encoding peptide deformylase 1A, chloroplastic, with the protein MESIHRFSNRLFPISIAEKCFRNSKCNRFLRHPSLCIHGNSERLLKLGPSEMNRAFNGDFMTRRTYNSSSSTARAGVGWFRGFGEKKPNLPEIVKAGDPVLHEPASDVSVDEIGSEKMQKLIDDMIKVMRNAPGVGLAAPQIGIPLKIIVLEDTKEYISYAPKEETRKQDRRPFDLLVILNPKLKKKNNKTALFFEGCLSVDGYRAVVERYLNVEVTGLDRYGQPIKVDASGWQARILQHECDHLDGTIYVDKIVPRTFRTVENLDLPLPTGCPKLGVC; encoded by the exons ATGGAGAGCATCCACCGTTTCTCAAATCGCCTATTTCCCATCTCCATTGCTGAGAAATGCTTCAGAAACTCGAAATGCAATCGATTTCTGAGACACCCATCTCTGTGTATCCATGGAAATAGCGAAAGATTGTTAAAATTGGGACCTTCAGAGATGAATAGAGCCTTCAATGGTGATTTCATGACTAGAAGAACCTATAACTCATCTTCTTCGACTGCACGAGCAGGAGTAGGATGGTTTCGGGGCTTCGGAGAGAAGAAGCCCAATTTGCCTGAGATAGTGAAAGCCGGAGATCCCGTTCTTCACGAGCCTGCGTCAGATGTCAGCGTCGATGAAATTGGGTCGGAGAAGATGCAGAAACTAATTGATGATATGATTAAGGTCATGAGGAATGCACCTGGGGTTGGTCTTGCTGCTCCTCAGATTGGAATACCTTTGAAG ATAATTGTTTTGGAGGATACAAAAGAATATATTAGTTATGCTCCAAAGGAAGAAACTAGAAAACAAGACCGACGCCCATTTGATCTTCTG GTAATACTGAATCCAAAACTTaaaaagaagaacaacaaaacTGCATTATTCTTTGAAGGGTGTCTAAG TGTTGATGGATACAGAGCAGTTGTTGAGCGTTACCTCAATGTTGAGGTTACAGGATTGGATCGTTATGGTCAACCCATCAAAGTAGATGCATCAGGTTGGCAGGCTCGTATACTACAGCATGAGTGTGATCACTTGGATGGAACAATATATGTTGACAAGATCGTCCCCAGAACATTCCGGACTGTTGAGAATTTGGATTTGCCTCTTCCTACAGGGTGCCCCAAGCTTGGAGTTTGCTAG
- the LOC122071976 gene encoding probable polygalacturonase At1g80170, producing MRKPNASCSCNRFLFLIYLFLCSNLLHVEGFDSLIQLPRFRETRNRISSRGVVSVFDFGAKGDGIHNDAKAFKNAWEAACSYESQSTLEVPAGRTYLVGPIDFGGPCQSKVTLRVSGTIVAPEDPHVWDGLNRQRWLYFHGLNDLTVEGGGTINGMGQEWWSQSCKINITNPCRHAPTAISFHRCTNLKVRNIMTVNSQQMHIAFTNCQKVVASHIIVVAPVGSPNTDGIHISASTNVQVKDSVIGTGDDCISIVSNTSRVRVRNISCGPGHGISIGSLGKSKSCDDVNNVLVDGAFISNTENGVRIKTWQGGCGFARKIKFQNVLMENVSNPIIIDQYYCDSLIPCQNQTMAVQVDSVSFIGIEGTSATEEAIRFACSDNSPCRRIYLEDIQLFSHSGEPTTAFCWQAWGAYSGIMRPPSCFPCSGSFIKQKVISSAIHLAISR from the exons ATGAGAAAACCCAATGCTTCTTGTTCTTGCAATcgatttctttttctaatttatctttttctctGTTCAAATCTCCTTCATGTTGAAGGGTTTGATTCTCTGATTCAGCTCCCTCGGTTTCGTGAGACTAGAAACCGAATCAGCAGCAGAGGAGTTGTTTCTGTGTTCGATTTTGGAGCGAAAGGGGATGGTATTCATAACGACGCCAAG GCTTTTAAAAATGCTTGGGAGGCAGCTTGTTCCTACGAATCACAATCGACACTTGAAGTTCCGGCTGGAAGAACTTATCTGGTTGGGCCAATTGATTTTGGTGGCCCTTGTCAATCAAAGGTGACTTTAAGG gtctCTGGTACCATTGTTGCTCCTGAAGATCCTCATGTCTGGGATGGTTTGAATCGGCAGAGGTGGCTTTATTTCCATGGTCTCAATGACCTCACTGTAGAAGGCGGAGGCACTATCAATGGAATGGGACAGGAATGGTGGTCCCAGTCTTGCAAGATCAACATAACAAAT CCATGTCGACATGCTCCAACG GCCATTTCTTTCCATAGGTGCACAAATCTGAAAGTCAGGAACATCATGACAGTAAACAGTCAACAAATGCACATTGCTTTCACCAACTGTCAAAAGGTTGTGGCATCTCATATTATAGTTGTTGCACCTGTGGGAAGCCCAAACACTGATGGAATTCACATAAGTGCATCCACTAATGTTCAGGTCAAGGACAGTGTAATTGGAACAG GTGATGACTGCATCTCTATAGTTAGCAATACTTCCAGGGTTCGAGTCAGAAATATTTCATGTGGACCTGGCCATGGTATAAG TATAGGAAGTTTGGGGAAATCAAAGTCATGTGATGACGTGAATAATGTATTGGTTGATGGAGCGTTTATATCAAATACTGAGAATGGGGTGAGGATCAAAACATGGCAG GGAGGATGTGGCTTTGCTCGAAAGATAAAATTCCAGAATGTGCTAATGGAAAATGTTTCTAACCCGATCATCATTGATCAGTATTATTGTGATTCACTGATACCATGTCAAAACCAG ACCATGGCTGTTCAGGTAGACAGTGTTTCTTTCATAGGCATCGAAGGAACTTCAGCCACCGAGGAAGCAATAAGATTTGCTTGCAGTGATAATTCCCCATGCCGTAGAATATATTTGGAAGATATTCAATTATTCTCACATTCTGGTGAGCCTACCACGGCTTTTTGTTGGCAAGCATGGGGCGCATATTCAGGCATTATGCGTCCGCCTTCTTGTTTCCCATGCAGTGGGAGCTTCATCAAACAGAAGGTTATTTCAAGTGCCATCCATCTGGCAATTTCAAGATAG
- the LOC122071978 gene encoding uncharacterized protein LOC122071978, which translates to MSLSFNSDQTEEEEEEEEEDLPMSALHRRIVLVGAGEQEASPSAISSRSSPALRKSNLAAVEAQVVSDRQERGKEDKKLAPDVKKKVECRPEDIDEHAEAFIRKFRQELQLQRLESLKNYEQMLARGL; encoded by the coding sequence ATGAGCCTGAGCTTTAATTCAGATcagacagaagaagaagaagaagaagaagaagaagatctacCCATGTCAGCTCTCCATCGTAGAATAGTACTAGTGGGAGCAGGTGAGCAGGAAGCATCTCCTTCTGCTATATCCTCCAGGTCATCACCAGCTCTTAGGAAGTCTAACTTAGCAGCAGTGGAGGCCCAAGTTGTGAGCGACCGGCAAGAGAGAGGTAAAGAGGACAAGAAGTTGGCCCCAGATGTGAAGAAGAAGGTTGAGTGCAGACCTGAAGATATTGATGAACATGCAGAGGCTTTTATAAGGAAATTCAGACAGGAGCTTCAGCTCCAACGCCTTGAGTCTCTGAAGAATTATGAGCAAATGTTAGCTAGAGGACTCTAA
- the LOC122071977 gene encoding uncharacterized protein LOC122071977, with amino-acid sequence MLDTVENPLHLTSLNHISLVCISVEKSLDFYQNVLGFFPIRRPGSFDFDGAWLFNYGIGIHLLQSENPLGEMTKREINPKDNHISFQCESMTAVERKLKEMGMEYEKRVVEEGGIFVDQLFFHDPDGFMIEICNCDNLPVIPLTGGEPVLMCSRVSNFKKQHQQLQRQATQKQQQQQQQQQTMVQCLPTTTTTTAAVYAKKDDYLSCA; translated from the exons ATGTTGGATACGGTTGAAAACCCTCTACATCTTACATCCTTGAATCACATCTCACTCGTGTGTATTTCGGTTGAGAAATCTCTAGATTTCTACCAAAATGTTCTTGGGTTCTTCCCTATCAGGAGGCCTGGATCTTTCGATTTTGATGGAGCATG GCTATTCAATTATGGAATTGGGATTCATCTTCTGCAATCAGAGAACCCTCTTGGAGAGATGacgaagagagaaataaatccCAAAGACAATCATATCTCCTTTCAG TGTGAGAGTATGACAGCAGTGGAGAGGAAGCTGAAGGAAATGGGGATGGAGTATGAGAAGAGAGTGGTGGAGGAGGGAGGAATTTTTGTGGATCAGTTGTTCTTCCATGACCCAGATGGGTTCATGATCGAGATCTGCAACTGTGACAATCTACCTGTCATCCCACTTACAGGAGGTGAACCAGTTCTTATGTGCTCTAGAGTCAGTAACTTCAAGAAGCAACACCAACAGTTGCAGCGACAAGCCACGCaaaagcaacagcaacagcaacagcagcagcagactATGGTTCAATGCCTgcctactactactactacgaCTGCAGCAGTATATGCTAAGAAGGATGACTACCTATCTTGTGCATAG